In Pedobacter heparinus DSM 2366, the following are encoded in one genomic region:
- a CDS encoding DUF4350 domain-containing protein: MKGLKLYLIGGALAMVLYLLAQYYKPKPTDWTPSYLKEDKIPFGLYILFHEVERLFPDTKVKTTRLPAYNTLKGKHFKNTAYLFIAGEVKFTSYDYRELVQYMKDGNDVFIAAFNLNRALSDRLKIRISSSLNYTKEKSTPVNFVNPVLKGHPDYVFDKGLGDQYFSKIDTLKATVLGRNARGEVNFVKYTFGKGGLYLLPNPQLLSNYNLLNLRGAEYAARALSYLPAPETLIWDENNTRGSTDDSDILRVLFKHTPLRWAYYLALTGLLVFVFFEMKRRQRIIPIVSPLKNSSVDFVRVVGKVYYQQRDNRDIARKKISYFLEHIRAAYRLKTTVLDKEFVNALAVKSGLTEIAVQELFILIKSLENAPMVNDQQLIELNKSIEKFYKQAQ, from the coding sequence ATGAAAGGATTAAAGTTATATCTGATTGGCGGTGCTCTGGCAATGGTATTGTACCTGCTTGCACAATATTATAAGCCTAAGCCAACAGACTGGACCCCCAGCTATTTAAAAGAAGATAAAATCCCCTTTGGTCTTTATATTTTGTTTCATGAAGTGGAACGGTTGTTCCCTGATACGAAAGTAAAGACCACAAGATTGCCGGCCTATAATACATTAAAAGGGAAGCATTTTAAAAATACGGCCTACCTGTTTATCGCTGGCGAGGTAAAATTTACCAGTTACGATTACCGGGAACTTGTGCAGTACATGAAGGATGGGAATGACGTATTTATTGCTGCTTTTAATTTAAACAGGGCATTGAGCGACAGGCTGAAGATCAGGATCAGCTCTTCATTGAATTATACCAAAGAAAAAAGCACCCCGGTAAATTTTGTAAACCCTGTACTGAAAGGTCATCCAGACTATGTGTTTGATAAAGGCCTGGGCGACCAGTATTTTAGCAAAATAGATACCTTGAAAGCTACTGTACTGGGAAGGAATGCCAGGGGGGAGGTTAATTTTGTAAAATATACCTTTGGTAAAGGTGGACTCTATTTATTGCCGAACCCGCAACTGCTGAGCAATTACAATTTGCTGAACCTGCGGGGCGCGGAATATGCGGCCAGGGCATTGTCTTACCTGCCTGCTCCGGAAACCCTGATCTGGGATGAGAACAATACCCGCGGCAGTACCGATGATAGTGATATCCTACGTGTACTGTTTAAACACACTCCTTTGCGCTGGGCGTATTACCTGGCCTTAACAGGTTTGCTGGTATTTGTTTTTTTTGAAATGAAACGCAGGCAACGCATCATCCCGATAGTAAGCCCTTTAAAGAACAGCTCGGTCGACTTTGTCCGCGTGGTGGGCAAGGTATATTACCAGCAGCGTGACAACAGGGACATTGCCCGTAAAAAGATCAGCTATTTCCTGGAACACATCAGGGCAGCTTACCGGTTAAAAACAACGGTGCTAGATAAAGAATTTGTAAATGCATTGGCGGTTAAATCGGGGCTTACTGAAATTGCCGTTCAGGAGCTGTTTATCCTTATTAAAAGCCTTGAAAATGCCCCTATGGTGAATGATCAGCAGCTCATTGAGCTCAACAAATCAATAGAAAAATTTTATAAACAAGCCCAATAA
- a CDS encoding RDD family protein — MDTIKVNTSQHVDIDYPVAGLGERIAAALIDLGLFIGLYLIFVLLALVGGLSGVIGGSPYIFFILIGIYFGAYVFYDLICEIFMNGQSIGKRLMKIKVISLDGSQASIGQYFIRWLFRLVDFTLTAQMAGLICIAVSQNKQRIGDMVAGTTVIKTVPHTNFNHIAFHPVEEEYTPVFNNTSQLNDRDVELIHEVIDTYYKTFNADLIYAMSAKVASLLSVERPEGMNEMTFLKTVVKDYNYQTSLVQ; from the coding sequence ATGGATACCATTAAAGTAAATACCAGCCAGCATGTCGATATCGATTACCCCGTTGCCGGTTTAGGAGAAAGAATAGCCGCAGCGCTGATAGATTTGGGCCTGTTTATTGGTTTATATCTGATATTTGTACTGCTTGCACTTGTTGGTGGTCTTTCTGGTGTCATAGGCGGTTCACCATATATATTTTTTATACTGATTGGCATTTACTTCGGTGCTTATGTATTTTACGACCTGATCTGCGAGATCTTTATGAACGGACAAAGCATCGGAAAGAGGCTGATGAAAATTAAAGTGATCAGTCTGGATGGCAGTCAGGCCAGTATAGGCCAGTACTTTATCCGCTGGTTGTTCAGACTGGTCGATTTTACCCTTACCGCACAAATGGCCGGCTTAATCTGTATTGCAGTATCGCAGAACAAACAAAGAATAGGAGATATGGTAGCAGGTACTACAGTCATCAAAACTGTGCCGCACACAAACTTTAACCACATTGCCTTCCATCCTGTTGAAGAAGAATATACACCGGTGTTCAACAACACCAGCCAGCTGAACGACAGGGACGTTGAACTGATCCATGAGGTCATAGACACCTATTACAAAACCTTTAATGCCGATCTGATCTACGCCATGTCGGCAAAAGTAGCATCGCTTCTGTCGGTAGAACGTCCTGAAGGTATGAATGAAATGACTTTCTTAAAAACGGTGGTTAAAGATTACAACTATCAAACCTCATTGGTACAATAG
- the dcd gene encoding dCTP deaminase, translating into MILSDKRILEEIDKGTIIIEPFNPDCLGTNSYDVHLGKYLATYKDRVLDAKAHNKVEHFEIPKEGYVLQPGTLYLGVTLEYTETHAHIPFLEGKSSTGRLGIDIHATAGKGDVGFCNTWTLEISCAQPVRIYAGMPIGQLIYFMVEGSIGTLYNTKSNAKYNNKTTKPVESMMWKNKF; encoded by the coding sequence ATGATCCTGTCTGACAAACGAATTCTTGAAGAAATAGATAAAGGCACCATAATCATCGAGCCTTTTAATCCGGACTGCCTTGGTACCAACTCTTATGACGTACATTTAGGTAAATATCTTGCTACATATAAAGACAGGGTACTCGATGCAAAAGCACACAACAAGGTCGAACATTTTGAAATCCCCAAAGAAGGATACGTACTTCAGCCCGGCACTTTATACCTGGGTGTAACACTCGAATATACCGAAACACATGCCCATATCCCTTTTTTAGAAGGCAAATCGAGTACCGGACGTTTAGGGATAGACATCCATGCCACTGCCGGAAAAGGTGATGTCGGCTTTTGCAACACCTGGACGCTGGAAATTTCCTGTGCCCAGCCCGTACGCATATATGCAGGCATGCCCATAGGCCAGCTCATTTATTTTATGGTTGAGGGGAGCATAGGAACACTGTACAACACCAAAAGCAATGCTAAATACAACAATAAAACCACCAAACCTGTAGAAAGTATGATGTGGAAGAATAAATTTTAG
- a CDS encoding DUF2752 domain-containing protein, translating into MIKIYIISVWSYLLDQADVFFLPCPFKALTGFDCPGCGFQRAVLALLKGNLPESFQLYPPAIPILITLAVALSARYLSKKNNPLLIKTLFLITGSIIIGSYLFKILYPHMHYPT; encoded by the coding sequence GTGATTAAAATATACATCATTTCCGTCTGGTCTTATTTATTGGATCAGGCGGATGTTTTTTTTCTGCCCTGTCCGTTTAAAGCACTTACCGGGTTTGATTGCCCGGGCTGCGGTTTCCAGCGTGCTGTTCTGGCGCTTTTAAAAGGTAACCTGCCGGAGAGCTTTCAGTTGTACCCGCCCGCCATTCCCATATTGATTACCCTTGCAGTGGCCTTATCTGCGCGGTACCTGAGCAAAAAAAACAATCCACTGCTTATTAAAACCTTGTTTTTAATTACCGGCAGTATCATTATAGGGAGTTATTTGTTTAAAATTCTCTATCCGCATATGCATTATCCTACTTAA
- a CDS encoding 4'-phosphopantetheinyl transferase family protein gives MPVVFNKNIDEDTILAVWKIEESEEQLRSGLQLKQHELDFISSLNNGKRLLHWLSTRVLLRTMLNTAEYIDCRMDDHGKPYLPDFNYHISLSHSYDYAAVIIGKTKKVGVDIELIKHKIRSIRHKFLSDVELAQKQIGDNINGLYVCWCAKEAIYKWNGRRGLEFKQDIHIKPFRLKNEGKLNALVDLPEGSAELTVHYLKMGDGYMLGYVVA, from the coding sequence ATGCCTGTAGTTTTTAATAAAAATATTGACGAGGATACCATACTTGCTGTATGGAAAATTGAGGAAAGTGAAGAACAGCTGCGATCGGGCTTACAACTGAAACAGCATGAGCTGGATTTTATTTCTTCATTAAATAATGGCAAACGCCTGTTGCACTGGTTAAGTACGCGTGTGTTGTTAAGGACAATGCTCAATACCGCAGAATATATTGACTGCAGGATGGACGACCACGGTAAGCCTTATTTGCCCGATTTTAATTATCATATTTCTTTAAGTCATTCTTACGATTATGCGGCGGTAATTATCGGCAAGACCAAAAAGGTTGGTGTAGATATTGAGCTGATCAAACATAAGATCAGGAGTATCAGGCATAAATTCCTGTCCGATGTGGAACTTGCACAAAAACAGATCGGGGACAATATCAATGGTTTATATGTTTGCTGGTGCGCCAAGGAAGCCATTTATAAGTGGAACGGCAGGAGAGGCCTGGAGTTTAAGCAGGACATCCATATTAAACCATTCAGGTTAAAAAATGAGGGGAAATTAAATGCGCTGGTTGATTTACCGGAAGGCAGTGCCGAACTTACGGTTCATTATTTAAAAATGGGTGATGGGTATATGCTGGGCTATGTAGTAGCGTAA
- a CDS encoding stage II sporulation protein M, giving the protein MREALFVKQNSGKWRSYEQQQTASPDELAERFIDITNDLAYAKTFYPQSKTTAYLNGLASVLHQSIYKNKKEDTNRFLTFWKFELPLLFHTYRRQLLYSLIFFLVFCAIGVLSAKYDDTFVRLILGDGYVNMTNENIAKGDPFGVYKQQGPVEMFFKIAANNTYVALLMFVSGIFFCIGPVFFMLKNGIMIGSFEYYFFSKGLGMESILVIWIHGTLEISAIIIAGGAGLVLGHGLLFPKTYTRFEAFKNSAKDGTKIALGLVPIILLAAFFEGFVTRYTNMPAWLSISILAGSLLFIVWYVIIYPSKIFKRNQFSQA; this is encoded by the coding sequence ATGAGAGAGGCGTTGTTTGTTAAGCAGAATTCAGGAAAATGGAGATCCTATGAGCAGCAGCAGACCGCCAGTCCGGATGAACTTGCAGAACGTTTTATCGACATTACGAACGATCTGGCCTATGCCAAAACATTTTATCCCCAATCTAAAACCACGGCCTACCTTAATGGCCTGGCCTCAGTTTTACATCAATCCATTTATAAAAATAAAAAAGAAGATACCAACCGGTTCCTCACCTTCTGGAAGTTTGAACTGCCCTTATTGTTCCATACTTACCGGAGACAACTTCTTTATTCGCTGATCTTTTTTCTGGTCTTCTGTGCTATTGGTGTGCTTTCGGCAAAGTATGACGATACTTTTGTAAGGCTTATACTTGGTGATGGGTACGTGAACATGACCAATGAAAATATTGCAAAAGGAGATCCCTTTGGCGTATATAAACAACAGGGGCCTGTAGAGATGTTTTTTAAGATAGCAGCCAATAATACTTATGTTGCATTGCTGATGTTTGTAAGCGGCATATTTTTTTGTATCGGCCCTGTTTTCTTTATGCTGAAGAACGGTATCATGATCGGTTCATTTGAATATTATTTTTTCAGCAAGGGCCTGGGAATGGAATCTATACTGGTGATCTGGATCCATGGCACTTTAGAAATCTCAGCCATCATTATAGCAGGGGGGGCAGGTCTGGTACTTGGACATGGCTTGTTGTTCCCTAAAACCTACACCCGATTTGAAGCCTTTAAAAACAGTGCAAAGGACGGTACCAAGATCGCTTTAGGCCTGGTACCTATCATTCTCTTGGCTGCTTTTTTTGAGGGTTTTGTTACCCGTTATACCAATATGCCCGCATGGTTAAGCATCAGTATCTTAGCTGGGTCGCTGTTGTTTATCGTCTGGTACGTAATTATATATCCATCAAAAATTTTTAAACGCAATCAATTCAGCCAAGCATGA
- the lipB gene encoding lipoyl(octanoyl) transferase LipB, with protein sequence MNKKVEFTDWGLIDYQEAWNRQEAVFEATVTLKTQNRTNRTQLETPNYLIFCEHPHVYTLGKSGHQENLLLDEQGLAGKNATYYKINRGGDITYHGPGQIVGYPILDLDNFFTDIHLYLRTLEEAVILTLADFGIAAGRYAGFTGVWLDADKEKARKICAMGVRCSRWVTMHGFAFNVNADLDYFKNIVPCGIDDKDVTSMQRELGYVLDMELVKDRLKLHIASLFKMEMK encoded by the coding sequence ATGAACAAGAAAGTTGAATTTACAGACTGGGGCCTTATAGATTATCAGGAGGCCTGGAACAGGCAGGAAGCTGTTTTTGAGGCTACTGTTACTTTAAAAACACAGAACCGGACCAACCGTACCCAGCTGGAGACACCCAATTACCTTATTTTTTGTGAGCATCCGCATGTGTATACCCTGGGTAAAAGCGGGCACCAGGAAAATCTGTTGCTGGATGAGCAGGGACTGGCCGGGAAAAATGCTACTTATTATAAGATTAACCGGGGTGGCGATATTACCTATCATGGGCCCGGACAAATAGTGGGTTACCCGATTCTTGACCTCGATAACTTTTTTACCGATATACACCTGTACCTGCGGACGCTTGAAGAAGCGGTGATATTGACACTGGCCGATTTTGGTATTGCAGCCGGGCGCTATGCCGGTTTTACCGGGGTATGGCTGGATGCTGATAAGGAGAAGGCGCGTAAGATCTGTGCAATGGGAGTAAGGTGCAGCCGCTGGGTAACCATGCATGGCTTTGCCTTTAATGTAAATGCCGACCTGGACTACTTTAAAAATATCGTTCCCTGTGGTATTGACGACAAGGATGTGACCTCTATGCAGCGCGAGTTGGGGTATGTGCTTGATATGGAGTTGGTTAAAGACAGGTTAAAACTTCATATCGCCAGCCTGTTTAAAATGGAAATGAAATAG
- a CDS encoding TonB-dependent receptor plug domain-containing protein, with product MKFKFILPGIFILGTCLSFAYKLAEDPFNDLLKRLQDYNKQYAQEKVHLHLDKPYYAIGDDIWFKAYVINTQTSAPSNISKALYVELINEKDSIKSQLKLPMDGGITWGDFKLPDTLTEGNYRIRAYTQWMRNAGPEFFFDKTIKIGNSWANRVFTNTQYTYSKENTAEKVSASIKFTDKKGLPYANSDVSYEIQLNFRNLAKGKATTDNQGEISISYLNTQPALYKSGKILATITLPGKQKITKSIPIKATSNAVDVQFFPEGGNLIESLPNKVALKAVNAAGLGEEVSGAIVDNDGTEVNHFESLHLGMGSFVVNPQPGKTYTAKVKFKDGSEQIFNLPKALPSGYVLTVNNSNPEKIAVKILMTADLVGTNELKLVAQNSGNVYFVTRTPTQKQIITASIPKKELPSGIVQFTLFNGANNPVCERLAFVNNIEDRINATLQNLKPTYAKREKVELNLLGKFSDKPLQGSFSVAVTNTASVKPDPENETNILSSLLLTSDLIGYIEDPNYYFLNSDEKTAQALDNLMLTQGWRRILWKNIIANTPPIIRYQPEKSLAISGVITSYGGKPIPNSKVSLFSSSGGFFAIDTLTDAQGRFNFDKLIFTDSTKFIVQARTAKNKKDVDIKLDILPGQIVTKNKNTGDIEVNVNEALQGYLQKSNSYFDELTKRGVLERSIMLNEVNIVEKKNPAPNSSNLNGSGRADFVFTAKMLENCATLSQCLQGRVAGLIFEMGVPYLTRSGGRAPMQIILDGMNVEADFLDNIVPSDVESVEVLKSIGNTAIYGSRGGGGVLIITTKRGGGFTGSTFTPGIITYSPRGYHLIREFYSPKYDAATPDNRPDLRSTVYWNPHVVTDVNGKATFNYFNTDEAGTYRVVIEGIDMMGHLARAVYTYEVK from the coding sequence ATGAAATTCAAATTCATCCTGCCAGGGATATTCATCCTTGGAACCTGCCTTTCTTTTGCCTATAAACTGGCCGAGGACCCTTTTAACGACCTACTTAAAAGATTACAGGATTACAACAAACAGTATGCACAGGAAAAGGTACATCTGCATTTGGATAAACCTTATTATGCCATTGGCGATGACATCTGGTTTAAGGCTTATGTCATCAATACCCAAACCTCGGCCCCTTCCAATATCAGCAAGGCCCTGTATGTTGAACTGATCAACGAAAAGGATTCCATAAAGAGCCAGCTAAAACTGCCTATGGACGGCGGAATCACCTGGGGGGATTTTAAACTGCCGGACACCCTTACCGAAGGCAATTACAGGATAAGGGCCTATACCCAGTGGATGAGAAATGCAGGCCCGGAGTTCTTCTTTGACAAAACCATAAAAATAGGAAACTCCTGGGCAAACAGGGTTTTTACCAATACCCAGTATACTTACAGTAAAGAGAACACCGCAGAAAAAGTAAGTGCCAGCATCAAATTTACAGACAAGAAAGGGCTCCCTTATGCCAACAGTGATGTAAGCTATGAAATTCAGCTCAACTTCAGGAACCTGGCCAAAGGGAAAGCCACTACAGACAACCAGGGCGAAATAAGCATCAGCTATTTAAACACGCAGCCGGCATTGTACAAATCGGGCAAGATCCTGGCAACCATCACCCTGCCAGGCAAACAGAAAATAACAAAAAGTATCCCTATAAAAGCCACTTCAAATGCTGTAGACGTACAGTTTTTCCCTGAAGGAGGCAACCTGATCGAATCTTTGCCCAATAAGGTGGCCCTAAAAGCTGTAAATGCTGCCGGCCTTGGAGAAGAGGTTAGCGGGGCTATTGTTGATAATGACGGTACTGAAGTAAACCATTTTGAAAGCCTGCACCTCGGCATGGGCAGCTTTGTGGTCAATCCGCAGCCTGGCAAAACATACACGGCCAAAGTAAAGTTCAAAGACGGTTCAGAACAAATTTTTAACCTGCCTAAAGCCCTGCCCAGCGGATATGTGTTGACTGTAAACAACAGCAACCCCGAAAAAATTGCTGTAAAAATATTGATGACAGCTGATCTGGTAGGTACAAATGAGTTAAAACTGGTGGCCCAGAATAGTGGCAATGTATATTTTGTGACCAGGACCCCTACACAAAAACAGATCATTACGGCCAGCATCCCTAAAAAAGAACTCCCTTCCGGCATCGTGCAGTTTACCCTGTTTAATGGGGCCAATAACCCGGTATGCGAAAGACTTGCGTTTGTAAACAACATAGAAGACCGGATCAATGCTACCCTTCAAAATTTAAAACCAACTTATGCCAAAAGGGAAAAAGTAGAGCTGAACCTGCTGGGTAAATTTAGCGACAAACCCTTGCAGGGAAGTTTTTCTGTTGCCGTTACCAATACAGCCTCGGTAAAACCTGACCCTGAAAATGAGACCAACATCCTGAGCAGTTTACTCCTTACTTCCGACCTGATCGGGTACATTGAAGATCCCAATTATTATTTCCTCAATAGTGACGAAAAAACCGCACAGGCCCTGGACAACCTGATGCTTACACAAGGCTGGCGAAGGATCCTGTGGAAAAATATCATCGCCAACACCCCACCCATCATCCGTTATCAGCCCGAAAAATCACTGGCCATCAGTGGGGTCATTACCAGCTATGGGGGTAAGCCCATTCCAAACAGTAAGGTATCACTGTTCTCTTCTTCCGGAGGTTTTTTTGCCATCGATACTTTAACAGATGCCCAGGGTAGGTTTAATTTTGACAAGCTGATCTTTACCGACAGCACCAAGTTTATTGTACAGGCCCGGACTGCTAAAAACAAAAAGGATGTGGACATCAAGCTGGATATTCTTCCCGGACAGATCGTTACCAAAAACAAAAATACCGGCGATATTGAAGTAAATGTAAATGAGGCCCTGCAAGGCTACCTTCAAAAAAGTAACAGTTACTTTGATGAGCTTACCAAACGTGGGGTACTGGAACGAAGCATTATGCTCAATGAGGTCAATATTGTGGAAAAGAAGAACCCCGCACCAAATTCATCCAACCTGAACGGTTCGGGCAGGGCAGATTTTGTGTTCACTGCCAAAATGCTGGAGAACTGCGCCACACTTTCCCAGTGCCTGCAGGGACGTGTAGCCGGACTGATCTTTGAAATGGGCGTTCCTTACCTCACCAGAAGTGGGGGAAGGGCCCCGATGCAGATTATATTAGATGGCATGAATGTGGAGGCCGATTTCCTGGACAACATTGTGCCAAGTGATGTGGAAAGTGTAGAGGTTTTAAAATCGATTGGCAACACGGCCATATATGGCTCCCGCGGCGGCGGTGGTGTGCTCATCATCACTACCAAAAGAGGGGGAGGCTTCACCGGATCTACCTTTACGCCCGGTATCATTACCTATTCACCCAGGGGTTATCACCTCATCAGGGAATTTTACTCTCCTAAATATGATGCGGCCACACCAGATAACAGGCCCGACCTGAGGAGCACCGTATACTGGAACCCTCATGTGGTAACAGATGTTAACGGAAAAGCAACATTTAATTACTTCAATACAGACGAAGCCGGAACATACCGCGTTGTGATAGAAGGAATAGATATGATGGGACACCTGGCAAGGGCAGTGTATACCTACGAAGTAAAATAA
- a CDS encoding DUF5684 domain-containing protein, with protein sequence MDYNSEYAAAGAGIGAGMIIFWLAVMVLVYASLWKIFVKAGKPGWAAIIPIYNAIILIEIVGKPTIWILWLLIPCVNIVFGIWLTNLLSKSFGKTEGYTVGLILLPIVFYPLLGFGDARYLGPSAAEAQQGFNNPNNPFGVNNPFNDPKDPFNQPPTTPNA encoded by the coding sequence ATGGATTACAACTCAGAGTACGCGGCAGCTGGTGCCGGAATTGGAGCCGGCATGATTATTTTTTGGCTGGCAGTTATGGTGCTGGTATATGCATCGTTATGGAAAATCTTTGTAAAAGCCGGAAAACCTGGCTGGGCAGCCATTATTCCAATTTATAATGCCATTATTTTAATTGAAATTGTAGGCAAGCCTACCATCTGGATACTTTGGCTGCTCATACCATGCGTAAATATCGTATTTGGCATTTGGCTGACGAACTTATTGAGCAAAAGCTTTGGCAAAACTGAAGGTTATACAGTAGGCCTCATTTTGCTGCCTATTGTGTTTTATCCTTTGCTTGGTTTTGGTGATGCCAGGTATTTAGGCCCATCGGCAGCCGAAGCACAACAAGGCTTCAATAATCCGAACAACCCTTTTGGCGTAAACAACCCGTTTAACGATCCTAAAGATCCGTTCAATCAGCCACCAACCACACCAAACGCTTAA
- a CDS encoding DUF4129 domain-containing protein has protein sequence MRKALVVLLLCCLTLPVFASVPAAKDPVQPARLINDSTNLKVRRFDLQQMDAYRAQKAFRYDDVAPLHEGLWEKFWRWVWRQINDLISNKYSGGFLKYLLIAGVVAIFVFVIVKMLGLDLRIFAGKPKVVEVPYTESADNIHEINFNEEIERAIAAANYRLAVRLFYLYSLKRLDESALISWLPEKTNQTYIAELADPEKRQQFSRLTTQFEYIWYGEFFIDKETFGYVKGDFDRFNGKGT, from the coding sequence ATGCGAAAGGCGCTTGTTGTACTTTTACTTTGCTGTTTAACTTTGCCGGTCTTTGCCAGTGTTCCGGCTGCAAAAGATCCGGTACAGCCTGCAAGGCTTATAAACGACAGCACCAACTTAAAGGTTAGGCGCTTTGACCTGCAGCAGATGGATGCCTACAGGGCACAAAAAGCCTTCAGGTACGATGATGTTGCGCCGTTACATGAAGGGTTGTGGGAAAAGTTCTGGAGATGGGTGTGGCGACAGATCAACGACCTGATCAGTAATAAATATTCGGGTGGGTTTTTAAAATACCTGCTCATTGCTGGAGTGGTGGCCATCTTTGTTTTTGTAATTGTAAAAATGCTGGGGCTCGACCTCAGGATATTTGCCGGTAAACCTAAAGTTGTTGAAGTGCCTTATACGGAATCGGCCGATAACATTCATGAGATCAATTTTAATGAAGAAATAGAAAGGGCAATTGCGGCTGCCAATTACCGGCTGGCAGTGCGCCTGTTTTACCTGTATTCTTTAAAACGGCTGGATGAAAGTGCACTGATCAGCTGGCTGCCTGAAAAAACAAACCAAACCTATATTGCTGAACTTGCCGACCCCGAAAAAAGGCAACAATTTAGCCGGCTTACCACGCAGTTTGAATACATCTGGTACGGAGAGTTTTTTATAGATAAGGAAACCTTTGGCTATGTTAAAGGAGATTTTGACCGGTTTAATGGTAAGGGCACATGA
- a CDS encoding glycerophosphoryl diester phosphodiesterase membrane domain-containing protein, whose amino-acid sequence MTEKLEFKKLREFGEIINDTFLFIKQNFKPLLKVFVYFCGFFIIAGTVTAVMQQMEVKQVAFGNAGGGNPFGVSRVTQLFTINYLLVFVFSMASYTSIYVAVLSYIALYMQKGKVAPTPDEVWAYFKYYFFRVFFSSIGITFFFVFCFLLCLVPGIYVFPAMSLFFPVMVLENKGFTDSFSRSFQLLKEQWWVTAGAILIIYVITYASMSLASMPAILLTMVSVFTKGANGLSNTVIILSSVIQHLCYVFLIVPVIGCTLCYFNLAERQESAGLMDRINQLGEKKDDFKGLEEY is encoded by the coding sequence ATGACAGAAAAACTGGAATTTAAGAAACTAAGAGAATTTGGAGAGATCATCAATGATACCTTTCTGTTTATAAAACAGAATTTTAAACCCTTGTTAAAAGTGTTTGTTTACTTCTGTGGATTCTTTATCATTGCCGGTACTGTTACTGCGGTCATGCAGCAAATGGAGGTAAAACAGGTGGCGTTTGGAAATGCCGGAGGGGGCAATCCATTTGGTGTTAGCAGGGTTACGCAATTGTTTACCATTAATTATCTGCTGGTATTTGTATTTTCAATGGCCAGTTACACGTCCATTTATGTTGCGGTATTGAGTTATATAGCTTTATATATGCAAAAAGGGAAAGTAGCCCCCACACCCGATGAGGTATGGGCTTACTTTAAGTATTACTTTTTCCGTGTTTTTTTTAGCAGTATAGGAATCACTTTCTTTTTTGTCTTTTGTTTCCTGCTCTGCCTGGTGCCTGGTATTTATGTATTCCCGGCGATGTCGCTCTTCTTTCCTGTCATGGTACTTGAAAACAAGGGTTTCACCGATTCTTTCAGCCGTTCGTTTCAGTTGCTGAAAGAACAGTGGTGGGTAACTGCCGGAGCCATTCTGATCATTTATGTGATCACTTATGCCAGCATGTCGCTGGCCTCCATGCCGGCCATCCTTTTAACCATGGTCAGTGTATTTACCAAGGGGGCGAATGGATTGAGCAATACGGTTATCATTCTTTCATCTGTGATACAGCACCTGTGTTATGTATTTTTGATCGTGCCGGTAATTGGCTGTACACTGTGTTATTTTAACCTGGCTGAAAGGCAGGAGAGTGCAGGCCTGATGGACCGCATTAACCAGCTGGGCGAAAAGAAAGATGATTTTAAAGGCTTAGAAGAGTACTGA